DNA from Lagenorhynchus albirostris chromosome 3, mLagAlb1.1, whole genome shotgun sequence:
TCCTTGTGCGCGGCCTCGGCAGTGGCAGGAGCTCAGCTGACGCCTGGGCCTTGCCCGATCCCCATCTTGACTGATGAAATTTGGCACCCTCAGTCCAACCACGAAGCGCCGGGGGCCACTGGAGCCCTGTAATGTCATCACGTTCTGAAGCCCAGGTCCATCCTGCCTTCCCGCCTGCTCCTCCATCCCAGGGTCCCCAGcagcctcctcccctctcccacccagccAGGTACCCGAGGCCCACCGCCAGGCCCACGCACAGGCAGCACAGCTTCTTTAAGGTCCCCGGCACGCAGCTGCCCGCTATCCTGCTGTGCACGAGTTCACACCCACGCTTCCCCAGGCCTGCTGGGTCTGTGCACGAGGTGGAAGGACCGGCAGACGGGGAAGTTAACTCAGGATGTGTTGGGGGCTGTCTCCAGAGCCCATCCCTGGAGATGACCTTGCAGCAGCTGGCCCAGACTCACAGGCTCTATCCACCCTTGGGCCCCAGCCTCAGCCCACAGCCTCCGGGACCTCGGAGAAGGCAACAGGGACGGACCAGCAAAGACCTGGGCCAGGGGACCCTGCTGTCAGGATTTTCCTAACGCCCGCCCTGCAGCCAGCACCACCCGGCTTCCTTCCAGTCCCTCCACCAGAAGTCAGGTTGGGGCAGGGCTGAGCTTCCACCACTCCTTGGGATGTGCTGCTGGCCTGGACCCCTGGAGGCTCTGGAAGCCAACTCACTGAATTTGCTCTCGTAGCTGTAGTCTGATCCGCCCCCGCCTCCGGGGGAGCTGTAGGAGTTTGAGTAGGAGGAGTAGTTGCCTTGTCCATGATTATAGCCTTTCTGCTTGCCCTGTGGGGGGCCGTAGTTGCTGTACTGGCTCTGGTTGTAGGACTGCTGCTGGCCCTGGTGGGACTGGTAGCCCGAGCCGTAGGAGGGCTTCTGCTGGCCCCCGTGCGGCTGCTTCTTCCCGGCGTGTTTCGGGGGCACTGGTGAGTTGTAGTTGTCACCTTGGTAGTAGGAACCGTAGCCAGAAGAGCCACcaccgcccccgccgccgccaccACCACCGGCATTCCCAGAATGCCCTCCGTTGCTGTAGAACTGACCTAAACAGGAAGGCAGCGGGTCAGCTGGAGGATCGGGAgacgggggaggggaaggagagggaaggtcACAGCTGTGGGCCCTGAAGGCTGACCCACAAGCCCACTGGCCAGGCCCGGAGAGACGGAAAGAGGCAGGAGAGTGAGGAGCAGCGGCTCCGGTCCTTGAAGCAGCCTGGTATGGACTGGCCCAGCCTTCAGCCCCACTCACCCATCAGCTGACGACAACAATGGCTCTCTGCCCAAGCAGCGGCACGACAGCAGGCCAGCAGCAGCTTTCGCAGCGGATGTCAACATTACAATGAGATGGGCTCCAAGCGCGGGATGACATTCACGACTAGCTGACTGCTACCCAGATGTCCCCAACGGTGAGAGGAAAAGCAAAGCCCCAAAGAAGCAGCTGGCCACCGCCACCTCCCCCCTGCTGTGCTGGGAAGAGGCTCTGTAGTCCCAGGCCTGGGTGACCCCCGGAGCTGCTGTGTAACGATGCCCCTAAAAGCCAGTCGTTCCTGGAAGACCAGCTGGTCCAACCTGGGTCTGGGAGGACCGAATGGAGACTTAGCCCAATGACCTAGGGCATCTCCCTGGTGTGACTGCCACAGCCTCGTGGGCGGAATGAAACACTATGGCTGGGTTCAGAAGACCCAGGTGGGCCCTCAAGCTACTGCCTTGGGTGGCCCCCCCCAGAGGGCCCCTCCTTACTCCCAGCACAGCTGCCGGGCGCAGGCAGGACCCAGGGGCAGGACTGACAAGCGTGCAGCCAGGCCGCCACATTCTCAGGCCCTGGAGCGGAGAATGTCACGGTGGGTCCCCCCTCTGGTTACTAGGTACAGACCCCGGAAGACAGGTTTCTTAACACAGCCCCACCACTCAGATGAACTGACGGGGCATGGGTCAGCTAAGGTGAGGCGACAGGAAGAGAACAGGTCATGTGGGTGGCTCTCCGACCCAGCCAGGCAATCCCTAGCATTCACACAAGGGCTGCAGAACTCTCGGGCTCCTGGAGCAGGCGGGCCTGGGTGCACCTGTGCTGGCTGGCCGCTGCCCCTGCCACAGACAGCCGGGGCTGGTGCCTGGTGTGGCCACTATGCCCAGGGTGGGAGGACGGGGAGAGGACGCTCCCCACACACCCTGCCCTTCCTTCCCGTATTTAGCACCAAGGATCTCCTGCCTTTTGAATGGGGTTAATTCCTTCCACCCGCTGCAGATGTACGCCCCACACCGCTGTGTCTTGGGTGGTTTGAACAATAATCTGGATAGAACTGATCTGCAACATCAGTTAATTTTCTCTAGACCCTTCCACCCACACCACCCAAAGCCAAAAACACCAAGGAGAAGGACGTGTCCCACAATGCAAGAAAGTAAACGCGCGAAGGCTTCTCAAGGAGGCTGGAGGACAGGAGGTCCCCTGCAGACCCCCTCTCGGAAGCCCACCACCTCGGCTGCCCACGACCAGCACTGAGCGCCTCCTCGCCCCTCCGCCAGTGTGGGAATGAATGAAGACGCCAAGGACTGAGGGCTTGTTACTTTAACatgtattgattaaaaaaaaataataataataataaaggggagGGGAAATTTTCAACGTCATTTCAGGATAACTATTTCCTGGTATAAAAAGACATTATTCTCAAACAATaactttctaggaaaaaaaaatacatcatgcaatcaaagttttaaaaagtttcactGAATGTTTCAAACCCCTGGGAACAAATTATGTAATAACCGTTTTGACCAATTTTTTGCCTGACTGAATAAACGCAAAATTTTGCAAGTCAACGCAGAGGCAGGCCTTGCTGCAAAAAAACCTGCTGACCAGAGCCCAAACTACACTCATTCCCAAGAAGGACTCCCGCCAAGAGACGGGGGTCTCATTCAAGAGCCAAAACGCCTGTGTGTGCCTCTGCgcacaaaggagaagccacacaAGCTCAAGCCTGCACCCTGAGGTGAGAGGGCAGCAGCTTTCCGGGCCTTCTGGACTCTGCCGTGGACGTGCGCCCAGCAGCACAGGCCCTGCTGAGGCTTGGCTCTTCACTGGAGAATTGTGCTATGTATTAAGCTCTTCCTGCTGGATTATTTTTAAagccccattaaaaaaaaaaaaaagaaaagaaaagaaaagaaaaatggaaaaaaaacctctAGAATCCCATGCGTTTGCAGGTGTGATTACGACTTGCAAAATTCCACGTTCTCTCTTCCTTAAAGCCTGTCTGTTTCTTGCACTAATAGTGGAAGCACAGTTTTGATACCTTTGAGAGTTCACCTCTAGCTAAAGCAGCCACAGAACATTGCATCCCGGAACAAGAACCCACCAGAGCATTTACAAAAGGTGGAAGAGGTTAACTTAGCACAATATACAATTCCCCAACGTTCCCAACGTTTCACATGCTtatgaaaaaacaacaaaaaaaaggctGGTTGCTCTGGATTCAGATGTGGTGAAATCGTTACTGTCAAAGGCATCAACCAGATTTGGGAATTtgttaaaaggttaaaaattcaTACAAAACCTGCTGTAAATTAAGACAAAGGTAGATTAAAATGCATTATTATCTGTCTCTTAAATAAAGTAATGCTTTCCATAAAAAGCAAAGGTGGGCTTTTGCCTTGATGCTGACCAACGCTGGCTCTAGAATTCTGTGCAATTCTGCACAAAAAACACATTCTCTGAAAATTGTTTTCCACTTATTGTGAACTTCAATATGACCAAGTTCAAAGGCAAATCACGATAAAAACTGCCATTGTCTTAAATTCTGCAGGCTAAGAGTTTCAGACAAGCTGCGGTGACAAGCCACGGTTGAGAAACCCAGTGAAGCACAGGGCACAGCACGGACACTTTGGGTTTTGGAGTTCGAGAAAATTGGAGTAAAAAGTTGATTTTGTGTGCAATACTTTTAGATGCTCTAGGAAGACCCAAAATCATGATAGCCGTAGCAGTCTGTGAAAAAGTCACCTACAAAAGGGGGAGacagagcagagaaaaaaaattagaattcttttgaaaaatggcACAGAGCGCCACATTTGAAATTCATGTTTTAGATTTCTCTGCTCCTGTAACCCCCCAATGAAGGCTCCTTCTCAAGACAAGAGCTGTGCACTGTCAGGAAAAGTATTATCACAGGATTGGTGCTTCGCATGGCTTAAagcagagaaatttaaaattctgacttTTAATGAACTTTCAAGTCACACAAGTGTGTGCATTAACATTTAAAGAGTAAATTACACTTTTGCAGGATGGGGGGTGCTGGAGGACCGCCTGACCTAACCACCGAGAATGGGTGCCAGCCGCCCTTAAGCCTCAGGGAGGCTGCTCCTGCTGCTGGGCCACCCTGCTCTAACTCAGGCCACGGGAGCTAAGCTGCAGCTTCTCCCCAAGCTCagacaaagagaaacacacacttACTGTAGCCGGCGGTCGCCGAGTTGCCTCCATACCCGTAGCTGCCATACCCGGCGCCTGAAAGGGAACAGACAGGGTCACCAGGGCAGGAGGTGGGTCTGCCGGCCCCCCTGCCTCTTCTGGCATCTCAGTTGGCCCCAGGGGTCCCACCCACTCCAGGGAGCAGGCCGAGCCCACTGGGACAGCACAGGACAATGGTCCTCACCAGCATTCATGTAGCCTCCATGGTTGGCGCCACCAAAGCCTCTCCCTCGACCTCGACCTCGgatgttccctcctcttccccgTCCTCGGAGATTGGGGGGCGGGGGCACTTCGTTGTGCATGGGACCCCCCATGCCGAACCCAGGGTTATGTGGCTGGACGGGAAAGAAGACAGACGGGTTACATTCGCCTCCCACTCGAATCACCAGAGAATACACGCCAAGGTCAGAGAGTTCCGGGGTGACCGCTCACCTTAGCAGCAAATTTCGGTCCACCTCTCACAGGCACGGGGGCTCTCTTCTTCTTGTTGGCCTCAAGGGCTAGAGGGGCGTCAGGGAACAGCTTTTCTAGCGCAGCAAGGGCGGCATATGCTTTGGCCACCTTTTTGTTTGAGCCAGCGCCTTGAAACTTCTGTCCGTCCACCTCGACCTGGGAAGAACACATGCGTGTCTGGGGTGACCCAACACCCACCTTGGGACGGGGGGGAGTCTCCAAGGACTCCAGGCCCCCCCAGGACCCGCCCCCAGGACCACTCACCTCCATGACGAAGCGCTTGTCGTGGCTGCCCCCTGTCTCTGAGATGAGCTCATACTTGAGGCCACGCCTCTTCTCATTAAGTTCCATAACAGGGTTCTTGCCATGCTTGGTCAGGATCGGCCCCTGCTGTTTTACGTTCtcagggaaaacagaaaagaaaaccaacaaactCAGCTAAGGGCTTTCCAGCACGTGGAGGAGGGCAGCCGCCCCTATGTCATGGCTGAGGCCCTCCGCTCCATCCCCCTCGCCACTCCCGTCTCCAGAAATCATCTGTGGCCTTCCCAGCAATGGGACCACCTCCACCCACACCCCATCTCCCGGGGAAACGGCACACCCTCGACTGCAGGCCACCCCAGTGCAGCCCCAGATGCTGGGTCAACACCAGCAAGGGCCTCTTGGTCATGGCTCAATAGCTCACACCCaactccctccagaggctcctggACTGGAAGGTACACTCTCTTGGGGTAAGAGAACAAGGACCAGTAACTGTCCTGGTTCATGGGACCCAGGGCTGCCTGCTCCTTCCTGCCGGGCACCCCAGCACCCATCCCGTGCTCACCTCGGCAGTGGGATCTGAGGGAAAGGCAGCGCTGGGGGTCGAGACAGCTTCCACCACAGGTGGAGGGGCCACCACGGCTGGCTTCGCCTCTGTCTCCTCAGCTGAGTCTTCCCCCTTGCTGGAGTCTCTGCCTTCGGCACCCGTGGGCAAGCCCATGTCCTGTAACACCTGCAGGAGGGAGACCCAGGCCCCCAGTGAGGGAGGGCTCAACCACGCAGAACCCCTCCCACACCCGGGGTCCTGACTCAGAAGTTCCTAGGGTAGCGTCCAGCTAACTGGAGGAGCTTTCCTATAGCTGCCAAGACCACCTCGATGCCCGGCCACACTTGGGGGCCCTCTGCCCATCAGCTACAGTGATGATGGCATTCTTGCCACGTGTGACTTGGCTACCCTTCAGGAATCTAACCATTGCAGTATGCGCATGCCCTCCTTTAGCCTCGTGCTTAAACAGGGGATGATGGCTCTGAAGGGGAGCAAGATGAGGGAAGTGTTTTGCCGTTGTACGACGCTGCCGGCCGCGCTCACCTTAACGGCCACGTGCAACTTGGCAGTCTTTTTGGAGGGCCCAGAAGCCTCGAATGAGTTGCCGTCTACCTCCACAGACATGGTGAAGATGGGGGCGTGAACTGGACCGGTCTGGGAAACCAGTTTGTACTGCAGCCCCGGCTTGAGCTGGTTCAGTCTCATCAGGGCATTCATCGCTTGGGGAGGCTCTGCTTTCTCCTCTAGAGAGAACACACCAATGTTGCTCTGGAAAGTCAGTCAATTCTGAACCGGGCAGGGGAACCTGTCCTGACTGCGCCCTGATGCACGACGTGGAGGACTGGGCAGGGGGCTGGGCGGCAACACGTGCCGAGGCCTTGCCTGCCCCACTCCCAGGCGCACACCACGCCTGCGGTCACCAGCTGAGGCACGTCCACCCCACTTGTGCTCCATACCCATGctgtatttatttaatcattcttaAAAGGACTGAAGTATCATGTCCGAGAAAGAGAAGGCAAAAGGAGGTATCCCACTCACTTTGGGGTGAACCTTAATTGAAGCCACGTGGAGGGTAAAACAAGGACTATGAATGAATGCTGGTACCTTTCTTCTgaatcttcttcttctttttgctgGGAGACTTTTCCTCCCCATCTTCCTCCATTGGGCGTTTCATGGGCGTAATGGCGTAGGTGGTACTGGGGGGTATTTGCACTGAAACGAGACAAGGACAGAAGCAGCTGAGACTCCAGTCTGGGCTCTACTGGGAGCGTGCGATGATACCGCCTGCCTGGGCATGGGCACTGCGCCATGCTTACCTGTGTAGTCCACTGGGTTTTCATTCTTTGGTTTCTTGGGCATCTTCGAAGGCAAGGGGTCCATACCCAGGACCTTATGGAGCTGGCCAAACGCAGCAAGTCGCAGAGCATGctggagaaggggaagaggaaccTGACTCAGCCGCCCTGCGTTCCCAGCCAACGTGTGTGCTCTCACTAATGCCTTCTGGAAGGGGTGGGAGCTGACGGGTTGCTAACGGTCTCCCCTATAACAGCGAGGGGTCCCCAACAGCCAGGGCCCAGCCTTGCTGTGGGGGAAGGCCAGCCTGTGACCACCCCCCTCGAGAGGATTACAGGAGACCCCAACCTGGGGACTGGTTGCCACACGGAGCCACGTGGTGGGCCTGCGAGGGAAGGACTCCTGGAGCAGTCCGCACGCAAACACATCTCCCCGCTGAACTCGGTGTCTGAAAACAGCACTCGAGCAGGCTGAGGGGGCAGGCGACAACCACGCGTGGCGCCAGGGGAAAGAAGCAACCCAGATTGGGGCACCCTGTATCAGGCACGATCCCTTGACCTTCAGAATCCCCAGCCTGAGCCTATGAGTCCAGTGGCTACCCTGAGAATACCCAGTAATGGAACTGGAAGCCAGTGATTACAGACTGGGTAAGGGCTCACGTTGGCAATGGCGATGACTATACCTGCGCACTCTGTGTGATATCTTCCCGTTGCTGTCTGTCTAGATGCCCAATAGCATCAGTGGCTTCTTTTTCACAAGGGTCATAAATGCCAGAACCATCTGAAGGCAGGAAACAAGGAAGATATGCAGAGGATTATCTTTTAGCATCTCCGAAGAGTTGTGCTGGCTGAGGGAACCAAGTGCGTTACCCCCCGCGCCCCATCCACACCCAGCTCTGGAAAACACACCGAGCTCGGTGACCCACTCGGCATCCAGCCTGTGAGAGAAATAATCCACATGTATCTCAGAGCATGGAGCTCGCGTGGGAGTGGGTCACCACTGCCCCGGATCCGCCCTGAGTCACAGCTGCGGAGCCGGCACAGGGCTGGATATGATGGTGCAAGAGGGTAGTCACATGCTTCATCCCTAGGGGGACACGGGGATGCTGCTGCCCTAACCCGGTCAGGGGACCCGCCAGGAAGTGGCCTCAGGGCCTCAATCCCTGTCCTTTCCCTGCAACTTGCAAAGCACAAGGCCCCAACCTGGCATCACGATGCCTGAAGCCAGGCACTCCAGCACTCTCCGCAGGGCCTCGCCAGCACCCATTGGTCTGTTGGCTGTACCGATGGACTTCTCACAGAGAAGCTCGAGGGGCTGAAAGGCAAGAGGGACAGTTAACTACAGTGTCCAGGAGGGAGTTGGCTGATGCTGAGGAGCTGTtgccgtgtgtgtgtatgtgtgtgtgtgtgcgggcgCGCGTCCAAGACAGGACACCTGGAGTGGGTCTTAACCAACTTCTCCTTAAAGGACCAGACGTTAAAGGGGCAGGCTGTGTGGGCCAAGAGGCAAAGTTGAAGCTGTTACATAGGTACTTATACTTAAAATACagccatttaaaaacataaaaagcattcTTAACTATAGATAAACAGGCAACTAGCCAAAATTggcctgtgggcctcagtttgctgacccctgtccAAGAACAGCTACAAAACCCTCTTCACGGAGAGCAATCTGTCACAGTAAGTGTGCCACCTGGCCGGCCCCTGCCTAGGTTGAGCTGTGCACCTTCCATGGGAGTCTGGTCTCGTTCTCATCCCCACCCAGGGTGTGGCACACAGTAGTTGCTCAATGAGCAGCTATGACTGGAGTATCGGCCACACCCTGAAGGGCCACTCCAGCCCATTTACCATTAACATATTCTtgggatctgggaggtctctgcaCACATGACCCAGGGTGGCTATAGCTACAAAGGTGCCTTACCCATCCTCTGAGGGGACCCCAGGTGGGAACGCGGGTGCACAGGTCCCTCAGGACCCGGATGACAATGACACACGACTTCAGCCCATTGGCTCTGGCCTAGAGGAACAAAGCACAGGCTTTTCACACCAAGGCACCTCCCTGAACACAAGGCAAACATGAAAAACACAAGTCTCAGGGTGCTACTTTGTCAAGGGTAAACGGTGAACGTTCACAACCATCAAGTGTGTGGTCGGCAGCGACTTCACCGAGTGGACGAGAATGATGTTACTCTTGGCACAAAGCAGCAGCTACCCACCTACTCAGTCACAAGCCTCCTTTGGGGGTGTCAAATTTGTCTATGCGTGCTCCTTTAGCAACTGCACGCCTGCAGGTGCTAAGTCCAGCACGGTGCTCTTCAATGTTACCGAAACTTTATGGTGAAAATTAGCCAAGTTAAAACTTAGGAATTCTCTACCGAAAGACAAATAGAAGAACAAAATGCAAACCTGGAACCACTTGGCGTGTCGGAGGGACGCCAAGGCAGCAAGGCATTTCTGCCTGTCCAGAACGTCCGGGGGATCGTTGACTGATAGCGTTTCTATTCATGGATGGAATAAGAAGACAAGGTACAGTTTGACCAAGGGGTTTCTGTCAGGTGGAAAGGGGATGTGGCAGCTTCCTAAGGGGCAGCTGAGGCTCCCAGAATCTCAAGTCATCTCCACCCTTGACCAGGGAAGGAGACGCTCAAGTGCATTTAACTCTGCCCCAAGAGGAGATGGTAAAAATCAGAGGCcccctccaaaaaacaaaaaaacaaaaaaccaaaaaaacaacaataagaaaaacaaaaacaaaagtgggAAGTTACTCTAAAAGGAATAATcccatgggggagggggacagataGGTGGATCCTATCTTCTAGTAGAGACTATTACCTTGCTTCCTCCCCAGGATCTCCCAATAAATTAGCTATGCTAAAAAATTCATTAgcaaaaaacgaaaaacaaaaccaaaaaccaaaaaccaaaaaaaaaaaaaaaataggcagggggtggggagtagAAATGCACTCCCTCTCTGCTTCCCACAGGCCTTCCCCTGAGGCGTCTATGGCAAAGGGGACCACCTCCGCCCACCAGGCAGGACTGCCCTAGCCCCAGCCCTTGACAGAGAGAGTCCTGTTGGTCAAAGGTCCAGCGTCCCTAAATTGATAAACTAGAAGGGCTCTGGTAGTAAATCAGGTATCGGAACCGAAGGTAATCAAAGAACAGCAACAAGGGCACGGCGTTAGCCTGTGCTGCAGCAAAACCGGAGCGTTTGTCGTTTCCACCATCTGTGCATCAGGGGTTTGGATAAGGCCTGTCACTTTTACTTTGAGGTGTGAGAGTTGTGACTGAAAAACGTCCACCCAGCGATGTATGAGGAGCCCTGGGTGGACTTTGAATCGTGAAAGCATTATCACTGTCTGAGGTTCAGAGACTTGATTTGAAAATCACTCAATTGTTTAAAACTTTATCCAAAACTCTGCATCAGCTCTTTGCGTTTCAATCACTGCAACTGATAAAAGCAGCCAATGGAAGAGGACAAACGAAGAAGACCTCGGTTCTGCTGCAACACAAGCTGTTTGCACAAGTCCAACGTGATGCTCATGCAGAAACCATCTGGTTGtcttccataatttaaaaagcctATAATCACCAGGGACACACTTTTCCAAGGCCAGAGACTGgctcaacagaaaaaaatcacatttaacaCCGATGAGAACATCCAAGgattaagacaaacaaaaatggtgCAATCCTCTAGGAAAAGTGCTACTCACTTTTAGTGCAACCGTTTTGTCAAACTCCCAGGACTGAAACCGAGTGGGAGATGTGATCTCAGAGTAAAAGGTGGTCAAAGCTACACCGCTATCCTTTTATCAAAGCAGTCTAAAACTGAATAGCACGTTTGAATCGTGAGGGAACACCAAGTTGCCAGTGTCCTGCTGGCCTTTCTCAGCCTCCCTACCTCCAGCTAatactttctccatttcttctctgaCAACAGGGGATGTCAGGTGGATGGTCAGGGACAATGGaggctcttttgtgttttttatcaCAATCGCGGCATCGTCGACAGATTGGAGTATTTCGTACTTGTCATCTGTAACAGCCTACAAAAGAAAATGCAACTTTCAAACGCACTTTCCCCCCAAGGCTATCGACAGTTCTGTTTAGCTCCTGGTTACTACAGCAGACAGGCCAGTTTCTTGGACTGTGACTGACAGCAGTCCCTTCAGCTAGGGGTCAGAACCTCCCTCTTGCAGGACAGGTCTTTGGCCATCTTCCAGGTACACCAAGGAGGAGGTGACTACTTAGAGGATTTTCACAGGAAGCTTTATAATGTAATGGTAAGAGAGTTTAGGGTCTGGGAGGAGATGAGGGTGTGAATCCTCATTTTGTTGCTTGGTTGTTGTGTAACTGGACAAATCACTTCATCTCATCAAGATTGTGgtttctaatttgtaaaatggaCTTAGTGACACGGCCGACAGCACAAGGCTGCAGAGGACTTGAACCGGACACTCCGTGGAAagcacagcacccagcacagagtCGGCATCCAGCCACCGCTATTTCCACACCAGGCTGAGCAGCTATCACAGAATGCGGGATGATGGAAACTGTGTGCAGTAAAATAGTCTCATCATATGATGCCTATAAAAGCACACACTTGCTGCAAATGCACGTGTCTATAAGAGGACGTTCACAATTGTGacttctgctttcttctttatACCAGTTTATATGCCTTGATCAAGAAAACTCGAgcgtttttgatttttttcaagaaaaacaaagtaaatacaTTACGGGGAGGACAAAGGCACTATGGAAAATCTAAGTTGACTTTTCTCCACCTCAGCACTACGGACGCTCTGGGCCAGATCACTCTTGGTTgtagggctgtcctgtgcactggagGACCTTGAGCAACATCTCCAGCCTCTATACCTAggagatgccagtagcacccaaCTCCTCCTGCTGTGACAACTAAAACTACCTCTAGATTCGCCACATGTCCCCTGGGGTGCAAAATCTGCCCCAGTCAAAAAACACCAAGCTAAATtgataaaaatatactttctttgTATCTATCTTTAAAGACTCTTCAAAAACTGTCTTTCCTTTAGAAACATTTACgtcaaattaattttcttcactTAATATACTTTTTATAGACAGATTAAAATTAACTGATCAATTCTGACCTCTGTCCTGAATCCCCAGTTGTCAGTCACACGTGACAGTACGTACCTTCACACGTGACAGAACATACCTTCACACGTGAAAACGAACAGTGTGTCTAAGAGagtctttactttcttcttttgcttatcCTGTCACTAAATCCAGGGTAAATGTGTCCCAAAGAGGCACTGAGTGGCAGTGACACTCAAGAGGTTCTGAAGCCCCAGACCTCACCAGCTGGGTATGTGGGGTCAGTTACTGAGCTCCCCACACCTCAGTCACATCTTCGAAAATACTTAGATGATAAAGTCCTATCTCAATCATTACGATGAAATGATAAAGAGCTCTTCTGGCCTAGAGTCTGGTGTAGTCAATGCTCAAGAAATGCCAGAGGCTATTATTTATGTAGTACTTTTGTAATAAGACAAATAAATcggttaaaaaattttttttatgttcagCTTTGCATCAGGGAGGAAGAGTCAACAACTGTGCTACCTATTCATCCACTCACCCGCCCATCCATCACTGGAATCTGGATGTGAAGGTCATGCCCAGTGAGGCCCAAAAACAGTGCAGCCTTGTGCATGGCAGGCACTGGGCCCTTCTTGGCTGCCAGAGCATCTGGGTGGCTCTGCAGCGTCCTGCCTGTCACCTACAGAAGGTGTGAGCACAGCAGGCGCAAGGCTGGGTTTGGAGTGTGCCTCTTGGCGCACAGCGCGGTTGGGCACCTCTTCCCCTGACCACCCTCCAACCCCAGTGGTGGTGGTCACACTCACAGCGAGCTGGATGGCCAGGTTGTCAGCCACCTTGTCCAGGAGGGCGGTCGTGGGCTTCTCCTTACACAGCAGCACCAGCTCCAGGTCCAGGTCCCCCTTGAGCAGCAGGCCCTTTGCCACGAGGCCAACACGCATCACGCCCCTCAGGGTTCTAGTCACATGCTCTGCCTTCTGCTCCCTGAGGGACAGCCCAACACATGCTCAGTGAGAGATTCCATCTGGCCAGAACCCAGGGATCCTGGAAAGGCTGGAGTTTCTTAGAAAAGGAGGTGCTCAACCCTAGCCTGGCCAGTCTCcctagaaaggagaaaggaaaaaacaaaacaaacacacaaacaaacaaaaaacaaccacccTACAAAACCAACTTACCCGGCCCCTTCTTTGGTCTCGTCCTCTGGGGGCACATCCACATTCTCAGACTCAGCGTGATCGCCACTACCTTTCTCCTGCTCATCGATCCAGTCGGACACAGCCTTGAGAGCCCGCTCCGTGTGGGACACCATGTTCTGAACTGCCTCCAGCTCCTCTTGTGTCGGATAAACAGAAGAATGCTTTGCCATCACATGGCGATCATCATTCACAAAAATTCTCACTGGACGCTGGAAATGTGAAAAATTAGTTAAAAACAATGCAACTTGACGCTTATCTTTTA
Protein-coding regions in this window:
- the ILF3 gene encoding interleukin enhancer-binding factor 3 isoform X6, whose translation is MRPVRIFVNDDRHVMAKHSSVYPTQEELEAVQNMVSHTERALKAVSDWIDEQEKGSGDHAESENVDVPPEDETKEGAGEQKAEHVTRTLRGVMRVGLVAKGLLLKGDLDLELVLLCKEKPTTALLDKVADNLAIQLAAVTDDKYEILQSVDDAAIVIKNTKEPPLSLTIHLTSPVVREEMEKVLAGETLSVNDPPDVLDRQKCLAALASLRHAKWFQARANGLKSCVIVIRVLRDLCTRVPTWGPLRGWPLELLCEKSIGTANRPMGAGEALRRVLECLASGIVMPDGSGIYDPCEKEATDAIGHLDRQQREDITQSAQHALRLAAFGQLHKVLGMDPLPSKMPKKPKNENPVDYTVQIPPSTTYAITPMKRPMEEDGEEKSPSKKKKKIQKKEEKAEPPQAMNALMRLNQLKPGLQYKLVSQTGPVHAPIFTMSVEVDGNSFEASGPSKKTAKLHVAVKVLQDMGLPTGAEGRDSSKGEDSAEETEAKPAVVAPPPVVEAVSTPSAAFPSDPTAEQGPILTKHGKNPVMELNEKRRGLKYELISETGGSHDKRFVMEVEVDGQKFQGAGSNKKVAKAYAALAALEKLFPDAPLALEANKKKRAPVPVRGGPKFAAKPHNPGFGMGGPMHNEVPPPPNLRGRGRGGNIRGRGRGRGFGGANHGGYMNAGAGYGSYGYGGNSATAGYSQFYSNGGHSGNAGGGGGGGGGGGSSGYGSYYQGDNYNSPVPPKHAGKKQPHGGQQKPSYGSGYQSHQGQQQSYNQSQYSNYGPPQGKQKGYNHGQGNYSSYSNSYSSPGGGGGSDYSYESKFRGYSSQSNYNSPGSSQNYSGPPSSYQSSQGGYGRNADHSMNYQYR
- the ILF3 gene encoding interleukin enhancer-binding factor 3 isoform X5 gives rise to the protein MRPVRIFVNDDRHVMAKHSSVYPTQEELEAVQNMVSHTERALKAVSDWIDEQEKGSGDHAESENVDVPPEDETKEGAGEQKAEHVTRTLRGVMRVGLVAKGLLLKGDLDLELVLLCKEKPTTALLDKVADNLAIQLAAVTDDKYEILQSVDDAAIVIKNTKEPPLSLTIHLTSPVVREEMEKVLAGETLSVNDPPDVLDRQKCLAALASLRHAKWFQARANGLKSCVIVIRVLRDLCTRVPTWGPLRGWPLELLCEKSIGTANRPMGAGEALRRVLECLASGIVMPDGSGIYDPCEKEATDAIGHLDRQQREDITQSAQHALRLAAFGQLHKVLGMDPLPSKMPKKPKNENPVDYTVQIPPSTTYAITPMKRPMEEDGEEKSPSKKKKKIQKKEEKAEPPQAMNALMRLNQLKPGLQYKLVSQTGPVHAPIFTMSVEVDGNSFEASGPSKKTAKLHVAVKVLQDMGLPTGAEGRDSSKGEDSAEETEAKPAVVAPPPVVEAVSTPSAAFPSDPTAENVKQQGPILTKHGKNPVMELNEKRRGLKYELISETGGSHDKRFVMEVEVDGQKFQGAGSNKKVAKAYAALAALEKLFPDAPLALEANKKKRAPVPVRGGPKFAAKPHNPGFGMGGPMHNEVPPPPNLRGRGRGGNIRGRGRGRGFGGANHGGYMNAGAGYGSYGYGGNSATAGYSQFYSNGGHSGNAGGGGGGGGGGGSSGYGSYYQGDNYNSPVPPKHAGKKQPHGGQQKPSYGSGYQSHQGQQQSYNQSQYSNYGPPQGKQKGYNHGQGNYSSYSNSYSSPGGGGGSDYSYESKFRGYSSQSNYNSPGSSQNYSGPPSSYQSSQGGYGRNADHSMNYQYR